In a genomic window of Larus michahellis chromosome 3, bLarMic1.1, whole genome shotgun sequence:
- the MAP10 gene encoding microtubule-associated protein 10, whose amino-acid sequence MAAVAAGGAEGLFALEVLVEAVRVAAPGPALRPAVALRLLDFPTLLLRPAAGPALRPGRAFPFGRGKRCLFRWPRGSLCAALRRRPLRALLLALPAGLAPGPPRLLGSCGVSLAPAAAELLQRPGAPVSCGRRGRFPLRAAAGRPVGEMVLGYRLTSLEAGEEPAPPSPASPRAATLPATSPEPGGEEEEEEEGEEEEEEEGEELEGNIFCPPVLYYSHEPAEPHPLPAAAAMGKREHVEAWRPQEKDEGQSPPRPSAGPSLLHPASPQQLHNTLGQLPLLSALLAELSLLTHSTMPAAVHPHLVQLYQARGSGGMAARSPSPSRSSPLKPAEATERPGGSSGAASPRFKQGRQEATPPRSSRAGRGPKKAVPQGDTGSERNCKTKENRPPRRKLLYGLTNTLRLRLQQTNPDKLIIHERREQYRKKQMEMLKGRSPLSKRKTLRNAGEQHVVSYRHCIKGDSSKQNNQFDKTVGTSLENGALTEYISVMGDVSPDLQEQAIASLLKKDETASEERSCKVNTDPLVDEPVFKSAHKEKYVKAQLPAAFPSDANVKGSNEEAIHLIHRKTTEHDTASVVSDHKPSPSRSVENNSEFIYSDDFVASPENTVYSEDFTSAECTGRDSAALDSSPEPLWLESPKRGWSDTEPESSESRISKTSQRAEGTSDLVPVPSASSPVQSLKRNSDLKTSKRTSGESVDSLNLAQMEASLLDEEQDAQQISKEENRADQHIKQVSTLRSKQVSSVTDPSIGKGQTSAGKSQPVTQVSSLLPSNMSDLQLSVLENSMSDKEDDFLGKLCVPNQYKDISELVINKLPGYTM is encoded by the coding sequence ATGGCGGCAGTGGCGGCTGGGGGCGCGGAGGGTCTGTTCgcgctggaggtgctggtggaggcGGTACGGGTGGCGGCGCCGGGTCCCGCGCTGCGCCCGGCTGTGGCGCTGCGCCTGCTGGACTTCCCCACCCTTCTgctgcgccccgccgccgggccggcccTGCGGCCGGGACGGGCCTTCCCCTTCGGCCGCGGCAAGCGCTGCCTCTTCCGCTGGCCCCGGGGCTCGCTCTGCGCCGCGCTCCGTCGCCGGCCGCTCCGCGCCCTGCTCCTGGCGCTGCCCGCCGGGCTCGCCCCGGGGCCTCCCCGCCTCCTCGGTAGCTGTGGCGTCTCCctagcccccgccgccgccgagctgcTGCAGCGGCCCGGGGCGCCTGTCTCCTGCGGCCGCCGCGGCCGCTTCCCGCTGCGGGCCGCCGCGGGCCGCCCCGTCGGGGAGATGGTCCTGGGCTACCGCCTCACCAGCCTGGAGGCCGGTGAGGAGCCGGCACCGCCCAGCCCCGCTAGCCCCCGTGCTGCCACGCTGCCTGCCACCTCCCCTGAGCctgggggtgaggaggaagaggaggaagagggggaggaggaggaggaggaggagggggaggagctggagggcaACATCTTttgccccccagtgctgtactaTAGCCACGAGCCTGCTGAGCCTCATccactgccagcagcagcagccatggggaaAAGGGAGCATGTCGAGGCCTGGAGACCACAGGAGAAAGACGAGGGCCAGAGCCCCCCACGTCCCAGTGCTGGGCCCTCGCTGTTGCATCCTGCCAGCCCTCAGCAGCTCCACAACACCCTGGGGCAGCTGCCACTGCTCAGCGCCTTGCTGGCAGAGCTGTCATTGCTCACCCACAGCACTATGCCTGCTGCTGTCCACCCCCATCTGGTCCAGCTCTACCAGGCCCGGGGGAGTGGTGGCATGGCTGCAcggtcccccagccccagccgctcCTCTCCCCTCAAGCCTGCAGAAGCAACTGAGAGGCCTGGTGGAAGCAGTGGAGCTGCCAGCCCTCGATTCAAGCAAGGCAGGCAAGAGGCCACTCCGCCAAGGTCTTCTCGGGCTGGGAGAGGACCTAAGAAAGCTGTACCCCAGGGAGATACAGGCTCTGAAAGGAACTGCAAAACTAAGGAAAACAGACCTCCCAGAAGAAAACTCTTGTATGGGCTGACAAATACATTGAGGCTGCGGCTGCAGCAGACCAACCCTGATAAGCTGATAATTCATGAAAGGAGAGAGcagtacagaaaaaagcaaatggagaTGCTGAAGGGGAGAAGCCCTTTATCCAAAAGAAAGACACTCAGAAATGCTGGAGAACAGCATGTGGTTTCTTACAGGCATTGTATCAAGGGAGACAGTTCAAAGCAGAATAATCAGTTTGATAAAACTGTTGGGACTTCACTAGAAAACGGTGCTCTCACAGAGTACATTTCTGTGATGGGAGATGTGTCCCCTGACCTGCAGGAACAGGCTATTGCAAGTCTATTGAAGAAGGACGAAACTGCAAGTGAGGAACGTTCATGCAAAGTAAATACAGACCCCTTGGTGGATGAACCTGTATTTAAATCTGCTCACAAGGAAAAGTATGTGAAAGCCCAACTCCCAGCAGCTTTCCCATCAGATGCTAATGTAAAGGGAAGTAATGAGGAAGCAATACACTTAATCCATCGTAAAACCACAGAGCATGATACAGCATCTGTTGTCAGTGATCATAAACCGAGCCCCAGCAGGAGTGTTGAAAACAATTCTGAATTCATATACTCAGATGACTTCGTTGCTAGTCCCGAGAACACAGTTTATTCAGAAGatttcaccagtgctgagtgtaCGGGCAGGGACTCAGCAGCTCTTGACAGCAGTCCTGAACCTTTGTGGCTTGAAAGCCCAAAGCGAGGTTGGTCAGATACAGAGCCGGAATCCAGCGAGTCCAGAATTTCAAAGACAAGTCAAAGAGCTGAAGGTACTTCAGACCTTGtgccagttccttcagcttcATCTCCAGTCCAGTCTTTGAAGAGAAACAGTGACTTAAAAACCAGCAAGAGAACTAGTGGTGAATCTGTTGATTCACTTAACCTTGCTCAAATGGAGGCATCATTATTAGATGAAGAACAGGACGCTCAACAGATCAGTAAGGAAGAGAACAGGGCTGATCAGCACATTAAGCAAGTATCTACACTGAGAAGCAAACAAGTTAGCTCTGTTACTGATCCGAGTATAGGAAAGGGGCAGACCTCTGCAGGAAAAAGCCAGCCAGTAACTCAGGTTAGCTCGCTCTTGCCGTCTAACATGTCTGATCTTCAACTTAGTGTCCTGGAAAACAGTATGTCAGACAAAGAGGATGATTTTCTGGGAAAACTATGTGTTCCTAATCAATACAAAGATATCAGTGAACTTGTAATAAACAAGCTTCCGGGATACACAATGTAA